In Myxococcus virescens, a single genomic region encodes these proteins:
- a CDS encoding SGNH/GDSL hydrolase family protein produces the protein MRNALHAVRGIGAALARGLLVAYVGVGLLVSGCKSASHNPPLAPDAGARAWVRIPASDARVQYLGRTYRSDTGVVFSHPGVTIRARFWGDAVRMELHDTGQGGEVGTTYFDVVIDGAPARQLAVSRHQSSYLLATGLEVGLHTLELIKRTESLVGHSELVALEVHGELREPPARSGLRMEFVGDSVTCGYGSDVALIPDSPSWTAPTFTSKNQNPRRTYAWLTAGNLGAEAVLICYSGHGVYRNLDMSTTGLVPALYELAVPGHGVAWDFSGPSPDVIVVNAGTNDTFAGSGTDAYLPDEAAFKSAYRAFLTRLRTLHPRAHLVCTLGSMSDGHKQLEQNGTTTSVHVGDWLTELVAERQQQGDARVYRHVMAVQNPNVDGVGEDWHPSAATHQKMAEALTGFIRDVVRP, from the coding sequence ATGAGGAACGCCCTTCATGCGGTGCGTGGCATCGGCGCGGCCCTGGCGCGGGGACTGTTGGTCGCCTACGTGGGAGTCGGACTGCTGGTGAGTGGGTGCAAGTCAGCCTCGCACAACCCGCCGCTCGCGCCTGACGCGGGTGCACGGGCGTGGGTGCGCATTCCCGCCTCCGATGCACGCGTGCAGTACCTCGGCCGGACGTACCGTTCGGACACCGGCGTCGTCTTCTCCCACCCCGGCGTGACGATCCGAGCCCGCTTCTGGGGAGACGCCGTTCGGATGGAGCTCCACGACACGGGCCAGGGTGGAGAGGTAGGGACCACCTACTTTGATGTCGTGATTGACGGGGCGCCCGCGCGACAGCTCGCGGTGAGCCGCCATCAGTCCAGCTACCTGCTCGCCACCGGCCTGGAAGTGGGGCTGCACACGCTGGAACTCATCAAGCGCACCGAGTCCCTGGTCGGCCACAGCGAACTCGTGGCGCTGGAGGTCCATGGCGAGCTCCGGGAGCCGCCCGCCCGCTCGGGGCTCCGGATGGAGTTCGTTGGGGACTCCGTCACCTGTGGCTACGGCAGCGACGTCGCCCTCATCCCGGACTCGCCCTCCTGGACCGCGCCCACCTTCACATCGAAGAACCAGAATCCCCGGCGCACCTATGCCTGGCTCACGGCGGGGAACCTGGGCGCGGAGGCGGTGCTCATCTGCTATTCGGGCCACGGGGTGTACCGCAACCTGGACATGTCCACGACCGGACTGGTGCCCGCGCTCTACGAACTCGCGGTCCCCGGCCACGGCGTCGCCTGGGACTTCTCTGGCCCGTCGCCCGATGTGATTGTCGTCAACGCGGGGACCAACGACACGTTCGCCGGCAGCGGCACCGACGCCTACCTTCCGGACGAAGCGGCCTTCAAATCCGCCTACCGCGCGTTCCTCACGCGGCTGCGGACGCTCCACCCGCGCGCTCATCTCGTCTGCACGTTGGGGAGCATGTCGGACGGCCACAAGCAGCTCGAGCAGAACGGCACGACGACTTCGGTCCATGTCGGTGACTGGCTCACCGAGCTTGTAGCAGAGCGACAGCAACAGGGAGATGCCCGCGTCTACCGGCACGTGATGGCCGTGCAGAATCCCAACGTGGACGGCGTGGGCGAGGACTGGCACCCGTCGGCGGCCACACACCAGAAGATGGCGGAGGCGCTGACCGGGTTCATCCGGGACGTCGTGCGGCCCTGA
- a CDS encoding glyoxalase, with protein MPTHETKATAISGKETTVPLLPCVSADETLAFYQALGFTVTYQMTKPYLYLALRWSDIELHFGKGAKSLDPSEENSGGCLVMVDSVEPYHRAFTDALRAKYGKVLATGRPRITRFRPGQSRFSLIDPAGNNIIFIQRDEPEDLEYGGSEKLTGLAKAIDNARILREFKNDDKAAARALDIGLARYEAEAPVVDRVRALAARMELAIALGDATTGRALKQQLQALPLPEEARSQLSDELKAAERLEDWLARTRPDPAPSQRTGSPRRRR; from the coding sequence ATGCCCACCCATGAGACGAAGGCCACCGCCATCAGCGGGAAGGAAACGACGGTTCCGTTGCTTCCCTGCGTCTCGGCTGACGAAACATTGGCGTTCTACCAGGCGCTCGGCTTCACCGTGACGTACCAGATGACCAAGCCGTACCTGTACCTGGCGTTGCGCTGGAGTGACATCGAGCTGCACTTCGGCAAGGGCGCCAAGAGCCTGGACCCGAGCGAAGAGAACTCGGGTGGCTGCCTGGTCATGGTGGATTCGGTGGAGCCCTATCACCGGGCCTTCACGGACGCGCTGCGCGCGAAGTACGGCAAGGTGCTGGCCACGGGCAGGCCTCGCATCACCCGGTTCAGGCCCGGCCAGAGCCGCTTCTCACTGATTGACCCCGCCGGCAACAACATCATCTTCATCCAGCGCGATGAGCCGGAGGACCTGGAGTACGGCGGCTCCGAGAAGCTCACGGGACTGGCGAAGGCCATCGACAACGCGCGCATCCTGCGTGAGTTCAAGAATGACGACAAAGCCGCCGCGCGGGCGCTCGACATCGGACTCGCCAGGTATGAGGCGGAGGCGCCCGTGGTGGACCGGGTTCGTGCCCTGGCCGCCCGGATGGAGTTGGCGATTGCCCTGGGGGATGCCACGACGGGACGTGCCTTGAAGCAGCAACTGCAGGCCTTGCCCCTTCCCGAGGAGGCACGGAGCCAGTTGTCCGACGAGCTGAAGGCCGCGGAGCGCCTGGAGGACTGGCTCGCCCGAACCAGGCCCGACCCGGCGCCGTCCCAACGCACGGGCTCCCCGCGGCGACGGCGCTAG